One part of the Thermococcus radiotolerans genome encodes these proteins:
- a CDS encoding YigZ family protein encodes MDYRTLRGVGTAELVVKKSVFIGYASPAETEDEAREFIAKIKAHHSDATHNVSAYLINDGKNFSIRYDDDGEPKGSAGKPVLKVIQNKGLSNVVVVVTRYFGGIKLGYGGLVKAYSDAASLAIENAGIVEVYETERFQVTFPYSLFHLVRETVENSGGKVVGEDYGELVTFIVETRKGEAEGLMGLLTERTRGRIRLRRLFMSSFEGNL; translated from the coding sequence ATGGACTACAGAACGCTGAGGGGAGTCGGCACTGCCGAGCTCGTGGTTAAGAAGTCAGTTTTCATAGGTTACGCATCGCCCGCGGAGACGGAGGACGAAGCGAGGGAGTTCATCGCAAAAATCAAGGCCCACCACAGCGACGCGACGCACAACGTTTCCGCCTACCTCATCAACGACGGAAAGAACTTCTCAATCAGGTACGATGACGACGGCGAGCCGAAGGGCAGTGCGGGAAAGCCCGTCCTCAAGGTTATCCAGAACAAAGGGTTGAGCAACGTTGTCGTCGTTGTTACCCGCTACTTCGGCGGCATAAAGCTCGGCTACGGCGGTCTGGTCAAAGCCTACAGCGATGCCGCCAGCTTAGCCATCGAAAACGCGGGCATCGTTGAGGTCTACGAGACAGAGCGCTTCCAAGTCACCTTCCCCTACAGTCTCTTCCACCTCGTCAGGGAGACCGTTGAGAATTCCGGAGGAAAAGTCGTTGGAGAGGACTACGGCGAGCTGGTGACGTTCATCGTCGAAACGAGGAAAGGCGAAGCTGAGGGGCTGATGGGGCTCTTGACGGAGAGGACGAGGGGGAGAATCCGGCTCAGGAGGCTCTTCATGAGTTCGTTTGAGGGGAACCTTTAA
- a CDS encoding HAD family hydrolase has protein sequence MQIPNYGEIRAQSILFDLNGTLGESGKVEEEVKHLLERLADKYTVVVLSADTFGTLEEEFRELPVRIERVSSGAEKAEIAKGYEPYIAVGNGNNDVAMLEGAELAFCVIGPEGATTDALLASDVVVRDVKDAIGMLLDERKLIATLRG, from the coding sequence ATGCAAATACCGAACTATGGGGAAATAAGGGCTCAGAGCATCCTTTTCGACCTCAACGGCACACTTGGAGAAAGCGGAAAAGTCGAGGAGGAGGTAAAGCATCTCCTCGAAAGGCTTGCGGACAAGTACACGGTCGTCGTTCTGAGCGCGGACACCTTTGGAACGCTGGAGGAGGAGTTCAGGGAACTTCCCGTGAGGATAGAAAGGGTTTCGAGCGGTGCCGAGAAGGCAGAAATCGCGAAGGGTTACGAACCCTACATAGCCGTTGGCAACGGGAACAACGACGTGGCCATGCTGGAAGGCGCGGAGTTAGCCTTCTGCGTGATAGGACCTGAGGGAGCGACAACCGACGCCCTTCTCGCTAGCGATGTGGTTGTGAGGGACGTTAAGGACGCCATAGGCATGCTCCTCGACGAGAGAAAGCTCATAGCTACGCTCAGAGGGTGA
- a CDS encoding cell wall-binding repeat-containing protein, with product MMWKKGIALLFGLMLVATTLSFGRVAAADTSVTVILVSDNEADCALAEYLANVTGAIVVTTGWGAYDPNVTAEIMSYAPDEVIIIGGPDAVVEQYVSDLQDLNITVERWWGQNRYETNVAVIWNATVKLRIKFENSVIVVPGNDTGAIKEALRKAVKVHGIIIFANDTTDLIRIMAKFQIMPKNITIIHSHVMMHVAERVRERMRTHANITEIEVNVTPEMALTAINASEERIATAREMLQNVTLDPQEEMLVTKMLALAEKELENAKDAYDMGKYGRAYGQAIAAKAHAEFVIRVASDEWEVKVRFEPAMRAEIFVHRVEIQLNVMERAGINVTELEELVGQLKVAIENKDYDAIDSLMEQIRRELLELYANGRGKFRERMVLPVHGGHARP from the coding sequence ATGATGTGGAAAAAAGGCATTGCATTGCTCTTTGGTTTGATGCTTGTAGCAACCACGCTGTCCTTCGGAAGGGTTGCCGCCGCGGATACATCAGTGACCGTGATTCTGGTAAGCGACAACGAAGCAGACTGCGCCCTGGCCGAATACCTGGCAAACGTTACCGGGGCCATCGTGGTAACCACAGGGTGGGGTGCCTACGACCCGAACGTTACGGCGGAGATCATGAGCTACGCCCCGGACGAGGTGATAATAATCGGTGGTCCTGATGCCGTGGTGGAACAGTACGTCAGTGACCTCCAGGATCTCAACATCACCGTCGAACGCTGGTGGGGCCAGAACAGATACGAGACCAACGTGGCGGTCATCTGGAACGCAACAGTCAAGCTCAGGATAAAGTTTGAAAACAGCGTGATAGTTGTCCCCGGCAACGACACCGGGGCGATAAAGGAGGCTCTCAGGAAGGCCGTCAAGGTTCACGGCATCATAATATTCGCCAACGATACCACAGACCTCATCAGGATAATGGCGAAGTTCCAGATAATGCCCAAGAACATCACGATAATCCACAGCCACGTAATGATGCACGTTGCCGAGAGGGTCAGGGAGAGGATGAGAACCCACGCCAACATCACGGAGATTGAGGTGAACGTGACCCCTGAGATGGCACTCACGGCCATCAACGCGAGCGAGGAAAGGATAGCGACCGCGAGAGAGATGCTCCAGAACGTAACCCTGGACCCGCAGGAGGAGATGCTCGTAACCAAGATGCTGGCTCTCGCGGAGAAGGAGCTGGAGAACGCCAAGGACGCCTACGACATGGGCAAGTACGGAAGGGCCTACGGTCAGGCAATAGCGGCCAAGGCCCACGCGGAGTTCGTGATACGGGTGGCCTCCGACGAGTGGGAGGTCAAAGTGCGTTTTGAACCTGCCATGAGGGCAGAGATATTCGTTCACCGCGTTGAGATACAGCTCAATGTCATGGAGCGGGCGGGAATCAACGTCACGGAGCTGGAGGAACTTGTGGGACAATTGAAAGTAGCCATCGAAAACAAGGACTACGATGCCATCGACTCCCTCATGGAGCAGATACGGCGCGAGTTGCTTGAGCTATACGCCAACGGAAGGGGCAAGTTCAGGGAGCGTATGGTACTCCCAGTGCACGGCGGCCACGCAAGGCCGTGA
- a CDS encoding AIR synthase family protein: MLPPGKIPPEKLRELVFNHLGARGERVIIGADLGIDAAAIDFGSSVLVASTDPITGAEKGIGFYAVHVNANDVATFGARPKWFLVSILLPESADERLLTEIMRELHESASKLGVAIVGGHTEVTPGLEKPIVVGTMLGEVEREKLVTSNGAMPGDAIIVTKWAGLEGTSIIASERSEELEKAFGREFVEKAMSFIEMISVVEDALTANEVGVHAMHDPTEGGIANGLHEMADAAGLGFRVYRERIPIRKETLRICGFYNLDPLALISSGTLMIAAPKERVDAVVEALRRKGINASVIGEFVEDPGVKVIVENGSERPLERPKSDELWKVV; this comes from the coding sequence ATGCTGCCTCCAGGTAAAATCCCCCCGGAGAAGCTCAGGGAGCTGGTCTTTAACCACCTCGGGGCTAGGGGAGAGAGGGTTATAATCGGCGCTGACCTCGGCATAGACGCCGCTGCAATCGATTTTGGTTCTTCCGTTCTCGTGGCATCAACGGACCCGATAACCGGGGCCGAAAAGGGGATAGGTTTCTATGCGGTTCATGTCAACGCCAACGACGTTGCGACCTTTGGCGCAAGGCCGAAGTGGTTTCTTGTGAGCATACTCCTCCCGGAGAGCGCCGATGAGAGGCTCCTCACCGAGATAATGCGCGAGCTCCACGAGAGCGCATCAAAGCTCGGGGTCGCCATAGTCGGCGGCCACACCGAGGTGACCCCTGGGCTGGAGAAGCCCATAGTCGTCGGGACGATGCTCGGTGAGGTTGAGAGGGAGAAGCTCGTAACCTCCAACGGGGCCATGCCGGGGGATGCGATTATCGTCACCAAGTGGGCCGGCCTCGAGGGGACGTCGATAATAGCCAGTGAGAGAAGCGAAGAGCTGGAGAAGGCCTTCGGAAGGGAGTTCGTGGAAAAGGCTATGTCTTTCATCGAGATGATAAGCGTCGTGGAGGATGCACTCACTGCCAACGAGGTTGGCGTCCATGCCATGCACGACCCAACGGAAGGGGGCATAGCCAACGGCCTCCACGAGATGGCGGATGCAGCAGGCTTGGGCTTCCGCGTTTATCGGGAGAGAATCCCCATAAGGAAAGAGACGCTGAGGATATGCGGGTTCTACAACCTAGATCCGCTGGCACTGATAAGCTCCGGGACTCTGATGATAGCCGCACCCAAGGAGCGGGTTGATGCGGTCGTTGAAGCCCTGAGAAGGAAGGGCATAAACGCCTCAGTCATAGGCGAGTTCGTGGAAGACCCGGGCGTGAAGGTGATCGTTGAGAACGGAAGTGAGAGGCCCTTGGAGAGGCCCAAAAGCGACGAGCTCTGGAAGGTCGTCTAA
- a CDS encoding ArsR/SmtB family transcription factor, giving the protein MVESIQEITVVAEALSSPVRVRILKMLCEKEWYVYELAKALGISRQLLYLHLKKLEKANLVESELRLEPNDPRAKKYYRAKPFKFVVDNETIKNLKEV; this is encoded by the coding sequence ATGGTCGAGAGCATACAGGAGATAACAGTGGTTGCAGAGGCCCTGAGTTCCCCCGTGAGGGTGAGGATACTCAAAATGCTCTGCGAAAAGGAGTGGTACGTCTACGAGCTGGCCAAGGCCCTCGGCATCTCCCGCCAGCTGCTCTATCTCCACCTCAAGAAGCTCGAGAAGGCCAACCTCGTCGAGAGCGAGCTCCGCCTGGAGCCCAACGACCCCAGGGCAAAGAAGTACTACCGGGCAAAGCCCTTTAAGTTCGTCGTTGATAATGAGACCATAAAGAACCTTAAGGAGGTGTGA
- a CDS encoding AAA family ATPase has product MACKNFFRTRPVMEEECLWGEGHRKAVEDLLSAVLRGNTAVLLGPRRVGKTSVVSVMAEKLRRKRGHHYVYFNFSRFMGSRAISISDIEPKRTSLKMITTSKSYTISFRGLSVEVRKTSIEEFSRDFSTLVRVLSQNARLGVLIFDEAQVLARLKNLDFRGLLQEITDSYLNISLVFTGSMPGMLVEYLNPGAERPNFMRSAEIFTLPRWSTEEGRGYLMEGFRSYGINVANELELSRAVEELGGVPGFISHYGITVVNFVRDGKSPEEALPMALEESRRYALEEWRKDIEAFLNVYNSEVYIGVLRVLAEAYPSALRGAEIYRRLQSIGLAPTKVQHVYKYLETLEKAGFVRSSEKRYWVEDPLLREAVGKFSSH; this is encoded by the coding sequence ATGGCATGTAAAAACTTCTTCCGGACGAGGCCAGTGATGGAAGAGGAGTGTCTCTGGGGGGAGGGTCACAGAAAGGCCGTTGAAGACCTCCTCAGTGCAGTCCTTCGCGGTAACACCGCGGTTCTCCTCGGCCCGAGAAGGGTGGGGAAAACGAGCGTGGTCAGCGTGATGGCGGAAAAGCTGCGGAGAAAGAGGGGACACCACTACGTCTATTTCAACTTCTCTCGCTTCATGGGCTCAAGGGCAATTTCAATATCAGATATAGAACCAAAGAGAACGTCATTGAAGATGATAACGACGAGCAAGAGCTATACAATATCCTTCAGGGGCCTCAGTGTTGAGGTGAGAAAAACGAGCATCGAAGAGTTCAGCAGGGACTTTTCAACACTGGTTAGAGTCCTCTCCCAGAATGCCAGGCTGGGCGTTTTGATATTCGATGAAGCCCAGGTTCTGGCGAGGCTGAAGAACCTCGACTTCAGGGGTCTCCTGCAGGAGATAACCGACAGCTATCTGAACATCTCCCTCGTTTTCACGGGTTCAATGCCGGGTATGCTGGTTGAGTATCTAAACCCAGGAGCCGAAAGGCCCAACTTCATGCGCTCGGCGGAAATCTTCACCCTTCCGAGATGGAGCACCGAAGAAGGAAGGGGCTACCTCATGGAGGGGTTCAGGAGCTACGGGATAAATGTGGCGAACGAACTGGAGCTCTCAAGGGCCGTTGAAGAGCTGGGGGGAGTCCCTGGATTCATCTCCCACTACGGCATCACGGTCGTCAACTTCGTGAGGGATGGAAAAAGCCCTGAAGAAGCGCTCCCGATGGCCCTTGAGGAAAGCAGGAGGTATGCGCTTGAGGAATGGCGGAAGGACATAGAGGCTTTTCTGAACGTCTACAACAGTGAGGTTTACATAGGAGTCCTCAGAGTCCTGGCCGAGGCTTATCCCAGCGCCCTCAGGGGAGCCGAAATCTACCGGAGGCTTCAATCCATCGGCCTCGCCCCTACCAAGGTACAGCACGTCTACAAATACCTTGAAACGCTGGAAAAGGCGGGCTTCGTTCGTTCATCGGAAAAAAGGTATTGGGTTGAAGACCCGCTCCTCAGGGAGGCCGTTGGAAAATTCAGTTCCCATTGA
- a CDS encoding cell wall-binding repeat-containing protein produces MVWKKFSILLGFLLLGSLFFVPGSTATSTYVIVVSDNPSDYAAAKVASSAMGAPIVTTPWGRFDGDALEKLLSLGPGEVLIIGGRIAVPEKYSETLEEKGIKVTRISGEDRAETSEKVMNWILDNDYKLRGDVYLVDGWDEGSILYILENEENPIILALPHHDLVNAIHEKSGLTDKMASAGTYGRSVYVYPTLVDRDNENSSPCPNCHLMEADEAKAISLSVSRLRGLSGTIPTGEVKSAVLEKASLAEELAAKGEFEKAREVLLEGFGLTYSSIAAGNPGPADTSSGSNG; encoded by the coding sequence ATGGTCTGGAAAAAGTTCTCCATCCTCCTCGGCTTCCTTCTCTTGGGCTCCCTTTTCTTTGTTCCGGGCTCCACGGCAACCTCCACCTATGTCATTGTGGTGAGTGATAACCCCTCCGACTACGCCGCTGCAAAAGTCGCCTCCTCTGCAATGGGCGCCCCCATAGTGACGACTCCCTGGGGCAGGTTCGACGGTGATGCCTTGGAGAAGCTGCTCTCCCTGGGCCCGGGGGAAGTTCTGATAATCGGCGGCAGGATTGCCGTGCCAGAGAAATACTCTGAAACCCTGGAGGAAAAGGGCATAAAGGTTACGAGGATTTCGGGAGAAGACCGTGCCGAGACCTCTGAGAAGGTTATGAACTGGATACTAGACAACGACTACAAGCTGAGAGGTGACGTCTACCTCGTAGACGGCTGGGACGAGGGCTCGATACTCTACATTCTGGAGAACGAGGAGAACCCGATAATCCTCGCGCTTCCCCATCACGACCTCGTCAACGCGATCCACGAGAAGTCAGGACTCACTGACAAGATGGCGTCGGCAGGCACATATGGTCGGTCGGTGTACGTTTATCCGACGCTCGTGGACAGAGACAACGAGAATTCCAGTCCCTGTCCCAACTGCCACTTGATGGAGGCAGACGAGGCCAAGGCGATTTCTCTCTCTGTGAGCAGGCTCAGGGGACTCTCCGGGACAATCCCCACAGGGGAGGTTAAATCGGCCGTTCTCGAAAAGGCCTCCCTCGCGGAGGAACTCGCTGCCAAGGGCGAGTTTGAGAAGGCCAGAGAAGTCCTGCTGGAGGGTTTTGGACTCACCTACTCAAGCATAGCCGCCGGAAACCCCGGGCCGGCGGATACGAGCTCAGGTAGCAATGGATGA
- a CDS encoding DEAD/DEAH box helicase — protein sequence MSLFETLKPLKSEIARVHVFPPKEGEFGNFRFDNPEINALLEELGFTLYRHQVEALERLYSGKNIVVTTPTASGKSEIFRLAIFDSYLSNPRATYLLIYPTRALINNQLEKFSLQNLVFYRLTGKHVSARILTGDVPWEERKTLIREKPRVIFTTPDMLHYNILRRWRDYEWLLRNLRYLVVDELHVYRGVFGSNAAYLFRRLDFRLRRLGAKPQIIALSATLRNPKEFAEKLFRKEFEPVSGATNPFPRRYLVLFEPKNLDERQLLRAAVERLAGGEVKTLVFFDSRKGTEKLLRFLLSSPVFHRTSTYKGTLPKNVRWEIERDFKEGKLLVLLTTNALELGIDIGDLDAVINYGIPPDGLFSLIQRFGRAGRKADREALNAIVLRKNGLDYYYRDHFDELVDRLERGIIEYMPVNLENERIAKKHLHYLLTELGIVDWDELDEFERKIAERLVIERKADLKKNPLTGRLEVRLRKPAFSYSSLRTASDETFFLVKDEPWIRGKLMEKSSLRELLNFINWLKLKGYIIEEVDSDEYHRSLLPGMAYFSRGELYMAGDRLSLGKFHFVFARQLNRFWDVETFVAKREEVEILKSREEKTYRGVEIHLGRLRVRHVYTGFAVKGADTGNYVGELIRLKEDGILRGEIHSPMTGERIEVGEDFSILNWEKFAKVEFEEPYIREFETDGIWLVFPDSIREVTSEEFREFFDVAAEKGFEDPAFTLYTNLDRRKLFPLYLGTTTHVIRKAIGDALQRLGISDEELAFAIKKMIDSKDGIGSALHAIEHNMIKIAPIFTYVDSRELGGYSYASFPGLPHVGRPVVFIYDGNEGGAGLAPIIYENVEMLMEKSLEHLRSCPCQDGCPVCTLSPKCGTFNEFLDKWAAIRVWERVLENKVESLNGN from the coding sequence ATGTCCCTCTTTGAGACACTCAAGCCCCTCAAGTCCGAGATAGCGAGGGTCCACGTTTTTCCTCCTAAGGAAGGCGAGTTCGGCAACTTCCGCTTCGACAATCCCGAAATAAACGCCCTCCTCGAAGAGCTCGGCTTTACCCTCTACCGCCATCAGGTTGAGGCCCTCGAGAGGCTCTACTCGGGAAAAAACATCGTCGTCACCACGCCAACGGCCAGCGGCAAGAGCGAGATATTCCGGCTGGCCATCTTCGACTCCTATCTCTCAAACCCCCGCGCGACTTACCTGCTCATATATCCCACGAGGGCCCTCATAAACAACCAGCTTGAGAAGTTCTCGCTTCAGAACCTCGTCTTCTACCGCCTCACCGGAAAGCACGTGAGCGCGAGGATCCTGACCGGAGACGTCCCGTGGGAGGAGAGGAAAACCTTAATTCGCGAGAAGCCGAGGGTTATCTTCACCACCCCGGACATGCTCCACTACAACATTCTGCGCCGCTGGAGGGACTACGAGTGGCTCCTAAGGAACCTCCGCTATCTGGTCGTTGACGAGCTCCACGTTTACAGGGGCGTCTTCGGGAGCAATGCGGCCTACCTCTTTCGCCGCCTCGACTTCAGGCTAAGGCGCCTTGGGGCGAAGCCCCAGATCATAGCGCTCTCGGCAACGCTCAGGAACCCGAAGGAGTTCGCGGAGAAGCTCTTCAGGAAGGAATTCGAGCCGGTAAGCGGTGCCACCAACCCCTTTCCAAGGAGGTACTTGGTCCTCTTCGAGCCGAAGAACCTTGACGAGAGGCAGCTCCTCCGGGCGGCCGTTGAGAGGCTCGCTGGGGGGGAGGTTAAGACGCTGGTCTTCTTCGACAGCAGGAAGGGGACGGAAAAGCTCCTCCGTTTCCTCCTCAGCTCGCCGGTCTTTCACAGAACGAGTACCTACAAGGGGACCCTGCCGAAGAACGTCCGCTGGGAGATAGAGCGGGACTTCAAGGAGGGCAAACTGCTCGTTCTCCTAACGACCAACGCCCTCGAGCTCGGCATAGACATCGGCGACCTCGATGCAGTCATCAACTACGGCATCCCTCCCGACGGCCTTTTCTCCCTCATTCAGCGCTTCGGAAGGGCCGGAAGGAAGGCCGACAGGGAGGCCCTCAACGCCATAGTCCTCAGAAAGAACGGTCTCGACTACTATTACAGGGATCACTTCGACGAGCTCGTCGATAGGCTGGAGCGGGGAATAATCGAGTACATGCCGGTCAACCTGGAGAACGAGCGCATAGCCAAGAAGCACCTTCACTACCTCCTCACCGAGCTGGGGATAGTCGACTGGGACGAGCTTGACGAGTTTGAGAGGAAGATAGCAGAGAGGCTCGTCATCGAGAGGAAGGCAGACCTGAAGAAAAATCCGCTCACGGGAAGGCTTGAAGTCCGCCTGAGGAAGCCGGCCTTCAGCTACTCGTCACTGAGAACCGCGAGCGACGAGACGTTCTTCCTCGTCAAGGACGAGCCGTGGATAAGGGGCAAGCTGATGGAGAAGTCCTCGCTCAGGGAGTTGCTCAACTTCATCAACTGGCTCAAGCTCAAGGGTTACATCATCGAGGAGGTCGATTCCGACGAGTACCACCGCTCGCTCCTCCCGGGAATGGCCTACTTCTCGCGGGGAGAGCTCTACATGGCCGGAGACAGGCTTTCCCTCGGAAAGTTCCACTTCGTCTTCGCAAGGCAACTTAACCGCTTCTGGGACGTGGAAACCTTCGTGGCCAAGAGGGAGGAAGTGGAGATACTGAAGAGCAGGGAGGAGAAAACCTACCGGGGAGTCGAGATACACCTCGGCCGGCTGAGGGTCAGGCACGTCTACACTGGATTCGCCGTCAAAGGGGCCGACACCGGGAACTACGTCGGTGAGCTGATCAGGTTGAAGGAGGACGGCATCCTACGTGGCGAGATACATTCCCCGATGACTGGCGAGAGAATCGAGGTCGGGGAGGACTTCTCGATCCTCAACTGGGAGAAGTTTGCGAAGGTCGAGTTTGAGGAACCCTACATCAGGGAGTTTGAGACCGATGGAATATGGCTCGTTTTCCCAGATTCGATAAGGGAAGTCACGAGCGAGGAGTTCAGGGAGTTCTTCGATGTGGCCGCCGAGAAGGGCTTTGAAGACCCTGCCTTTACCCTTTACACCAACCTCGACAGGAGGAAGCTCTTCCCGCTCTACCTCGGGACTACCACCCACGTCATAAGGAAGGCCATCGGTGACGCCCTCCAGAGGCTCGGAATCAGCGATGAAGAGCTGGCCTTTGCGATAAAGAAGATGATCGACAGCAAGGACGGAATCGGCTCGGCGCTTCACGCGATAGAGCACAACATGATAAAAATCGCCCCCATCTTCACCTACGTGGATTCGAGGGAGCTCGGCGGCTACAGCTACGCGAGCTTCCCGGGCTTACCCCACGTCGGAAGGCCGGTCGTGTTCATCTACGACGGCAACGAAGGGGGAGCGGGCCTCGCACCGATAATCTACGAGAACGTCGAGATGCTGATGGAGAAGAGCCTTGAGCACCTCCGCTCCTGCCCCTGCCAGGACGGCTGTCCCGTTTGCACGCTCTCCCCGAAGTGCGGCACCTTCAACGAGTTCCTGGACAAGTGGGCCGCGATAAGGGTCTGGGAGAGGGTTCTGGAAAATAAAGTGGAGAGCCTCAATGGGAACTGA
- a CDS encoding ribosome biogenesis/translation initiation ATPase RLI has product MRIAVIDYDRCNPDKCGNFLCERVCPVNRMGGEAIIIDEENYRPVIQEASCTGCGICVHKCPFNAITIVNLPEELEEGCVHRYGINAFVLYRLPVVKDGMVVGILGPNGTGKTTAVKALSGQIVPNLCGDNEDWDNVIRAFRGNELQNYFERLKRGEIRPVVKPQYVDLIPKAVRGKVRDLLKKADEAGKFDEVVKELELENILDREIKQLSGGELQRVAIAAAMLREAHFYFFDEPSSYLDIRQRLRVARIIRKLADSGKAVLTVEHDLAILDYMSDIIHVVYGKPGAYGIFSQPKSTRNGINEFLRGYLRDENVRFRPYEVSFTKKSERKSQEGEILVEYPRLVKDYGAFRLEAEGGTLYVGEVVGIVGPNGIGKTTFVKMLAGVEKPTEGEVDWTLTVSYKPQYIKVDYEGTVFDLLSKINAGKLMNSFYKTELLNPLGIPDLYDKKVNELSGGELQRVAITACLIRDADLYLLDEPSAHLDVEQRLAVSKAIRSLMAKNEKTALIVEHDVMMVDYLSDRLIVFEGEPGKSGRALQPMGMREGMNRFLASVGITFRRDPDTGRPRANKEGSVKDREQKERGEYYYVSA; this is encoded by the coding sequence ATGAGGATAGCGGTCATCGATTACGACAGGTGTAATCCAGACAAGTGCGGCAACTTCCTGTGCGAGCGCGTCTGCCCGGTCAATCGAATGGGCGGAGAGGCGATAATCATAGACGAGGAGAACTACCGCCCGGTGATCCAGGAGGCAAGCTGTACCGGCTGCGGAATCTGTGTCCACAAGTGCCCCTTCAACGCGATAACCATAGTAAACCTTCCCGAGGAGCTCGAGGAAGGCTGTGTGCACCGCTATGGGATAAACGCCTTCGTCCTCTACAGGCTCCCGGTGGTCAAGGACGGTATGGTAGTCGGTATTCTCGGACCGAACGGAACGGGTAAGACGACGGCCGTTAAGGCCCTGTCCGGGCAAATCGTTCCAAATCTCTGCGGCGACAACGAGGACTGGGACAACGTTATCAGGGCATTCCGCGGCAACGAGCTCCAGAACTACTTCGAGAGGCTGAAGAGGGGCGAGATAAGGCCAGTCGTCAAGCCGCAGTACGTTGATCTGATACCCAAGGCGGTCAGGGGCAAAGTTAGGGACCTGCTGAAGAAGGCCGACGAGGCGGGCAAGTTCGATGAGGTTGTTAAGGAGCTTGAACTCGAGAACATCCTCGACAGGGAGATAAAGCAGCTGTCCGGCGGTGAGCTCCAGCGCGTGGCCATAGCGGCCGCGATGCTTAGGGAGGCCCACTTCTACTTCTTTGACGAGCCCTCGAGCTACCTCGACATAAGGCAGCGCCTCAGGGTGGCAAGGATCATCCGCAAGCTTGCCGACTCCGGAAAGGCCGTTCTGACGGTCGAGCACGACCTGGCGATTCTCGACTACATGAGCGACATAATCCACGTCGTCTACGGCAAGCCTGGAGCGTACGGTATATTCTCCCAGCCGAAGTCAACGCGCAACGGCATAAACGAGTTCCTGCGCGGCTATCTCCGCGACGAGAACGTTCGCTTCAGACCGTATGAGGTCAGCTTCACCAAGAAGAGCGAGAGGAAGAGCCAGGAGGGCGAGATACTGGTCGAGTACCCGAGGCTGGTGAAGGACTACGGGGCCTTCAGGCTCGAGGCGGAGGGCGGAACGCTCTACGTCGGCGAAGTGGTCGGCATAGTGGGCCCCAACGGAATAGGCAAGACCACCTTCGTCAAGATGCTAGCCGGTGTTGAGAAACCAACCGAGGGCGAGGTTGACTGGACGCTCACCGTAAGCTACAAGCCGCAGTACATCAAGGTGGACTACGAGGGAACGGTCTTCGACCTGCTGAGCAAGATAAACGCAGGAAAGCTGATGAACAGCTTCTACAAGACCGAACTCCTGAACCCGCTCGGCATCCCGGACCTCTACGACAAAAAGGTGAACGAGCTGAGCGGTGGAGAACTCCAGAGGGTTGCGATAACCGCCTGCCTGATCCGCGACGCTGACCTGTACCTCCTCGACGAGCCTTCCGCACACCTCGACGTCGAGCAGAGACTGGCCGTCTCAAAGGCCATACGCTCCCTCATGGCCAAGAACGAGAAGACGGCATTGATAGTCGAGCACGACGTCATGATGGTCGACTACCTCAGCGACAGGCTCATAGTCTTCGAGGGCGAGCCCGGAAAGAGCGGAAGGGCGCTCCAGCCCATGGGAATGAGGGAAGGCATGAACCGCTTCCTGGCCTCGGTCGGTATAACCTTCAGGAGAGACCCGGACACCGGAAGGCCAAGGGCCAACAAGGAAGGAAGCGTTAAGGACAGGGAGCAGAAGGAGAGGGGCGAGTACTACTACGTCTCTGCATGA